Proteins encoded in a region of the Acidobacteriota bacterium genome:
- a CDS encoding aminotransferase class V-fold PLP-dependent enzyme produces MKEESVFQGAVFERRKFIRSILAGGITLSLFPREAFSLQSVLRLDRKHIRREAPDGTFWSRWKKELAFEDGLILMNNGTVGPIPKPVFRRLVNYWRMQAIDPFCDFMLGAGVEEVREKVADFINASPNEVVLTRNTTEGINFVANGLPLKKGDEVLISNLEHPAGIGPWKLKEKREGIVIKVAEIGPEPKGKEEIIRAIERAITPRTKVISLSHTVYITGLITPMAEISKLAHDKGILVLADGAHGIGMLDLDMKKLGVDFYATSPYKWLGAPVGNGILYIRKEVQDRLFPTITSGDWEKRKGARRFEPQGQRAIPVKIALGDAIDFQKKIGKKRIERRIKSLATYLRLELLKIKGVKLYTSLDPELSAGLTTFSVEGVENQKIVDYLKEKYYLVIRTIGGNLKLNAVRASTHYYHTYEEVDLLLRGIRELLK; encoded by the coding sequence ATGAAAGAAGAAAGCGTCTTTCAAGGGGCTGTCTTTGAAAGAAGGAAGTTTATAAGATCTATTCTTGCCGGGGGGATAACATTGAGTCTCTTTCCGAGGGAGGCTTTTTCCCTCCAATCGGTTCTTAGGCTTGACCGAAAGCATATAAGGCGAGAGGCACCTGATGGTACTTTCTGGAGCCGATGGAAGAAGGAACTCGCCTTTGAGGACGGGCTGATCCTTATGAACAATGGAACGGTCGGTCCTATACCCAAGCCGGTATTCCGTCGCCTCGTCAATTATTGGAGGATGCAGGCGATAGATCCTTTCTGCGACTTTATGCTCGGTGCGGGGGTGGAGGAGGTTAGAGAGAAAGTAGCGGACTTCATAAACGCCTCGCCCAATGAGGTAGTGCTTACCAGAAACACCACCGAAGGGATAAACTTTGTGGCGAACGGTCTTCCATTGAAGAAGGGTGATGAAGTCCTTATCTCCAACCTCGAGCATCCGGCAGGAATAGGACCGTGGAAGCTGAAGGAAAAGCGTGAAGGGATAGTAATTAAGGTGGCTGAGATTGGACCTGAGCCGAAGGGGAAAGAAGAGATTATAAGGGCAATAGAGCGAGCGATAACCCCGAGGACAAAGGTGATAAGCCTGAGCCACACCGTGTACATAACGGGGCTCATCACCCCTATGGCTGAGATCTCAAAGCTCGCTCATGATAAGGGCATCCTCGTGCTCGCCGATGGTGCTCATGGGATAGGGATGCTGGACCTCGATATGAAAAAGCTCGGGGTCGATTTCTACGCTACCAGCCCTTACAAGTGGTTAGGGGCACCGGTAGGCAATGGGATATTGTATATAAGGAAGGAGGTTCAAGACAGGCTGTTTCCCACCATCACTTCTGGCGACTGGGAGAAAAGAAAAGGAGCGAGAAGATTTGAACCACAAGGGCAAAGGGCGATACCGGTGAAAATCGCCCTGGGAGACGCAATAGATTTCCAGAAAAAGATAGGCAAAAAGAGGATTGAACGGAGAATAAAAAGTCTTGCCACCTATCTCAGGCTCGAGCTACTTAAGATAAAGGGGGTGAAACTTTACACCTCGCTTGATCCCGAACTTTCAGCTGGGCTAACCACCTTCTCTGTGGAGGGGGTAGAAAATCAGAAGATAGTCGATTACCTTAAGGAGAAGTATTACCTGGTTATAAGAACCATCGGGGGAAACTTGAAGTTGAATGCAGTAAGGGCTTCTACGCATTACTACCATACCTATGAGGAGGTAGATCTCCTTCTCCGAGGAATAAGGGAACTGTTGAAGTAA
- a CDS encoding S9 family peptidase: MKRLATFILILLAGVSLFAAQAKHPITFNDLISIGRVSDPQISPDGKLVAFVITYYSTETNRGDSDIWVVPFSGGEPRKLTNSKGADFHPRFSPDGKRLAFISTRSGKPQVWVLPLERGEARQITHLWTGANLVEWSPDGKYLAFVSRVYPDAKSDEENKKRDLEKAKSKVKARIIDHLLYRHWASWRNGKWSHLFVIPAEGGKPRDLTPGYHDVPPISLGGSPAFSFSPDGKEICFEMNTDPMVAISTNNDLFVVPVTGGRPKRITTNKANDNQPIYSPDGRYIAFRAQMRPGFESDRYQLMLYDREKGTISSLTKDLDRSVGGVVWSPDSKKLYFTAQDEGYSSIYMVSISSRKVVKLIGKSYNTSLRVSPDGKSLLFCRQSMNHPVDLYVARANGTGVRQLTHINDALLSQLEMNPAEEFWFKGAGGTKVHGFLLKPPGFDPKRKYPMVYLIHGGPQGAWSDFFHYRWNAQMFAAPGYVVVMVNPRGSTGYGQKFTDEISGDWGGKVFIDLMNGVDYVLSHYPFIDKNRIAAAGASYGGYMINWLEGHTDRFRCLVNHDGVFNTVSMYFSTEELWFPEWEFRGTPWTNKELYEKWSPHNYVANFKTPMLIIHGEQDFRVTVDQGLQVFTALQRKGIPSKLLYFPDEGHWVLKPLNAELWWKTIYEWLATYLK; the protein is encoded by the coding sequence ATGAAGAGATTAGCTACCTTTATTTTGATTTTACTGGCAGGCGTTTCCCTTTTCGCCGCCCAGGCAAAGCACCCTATCACCTTTAACGATTTGATCAGCATCGGTAGGGTATCCGATCCACAGATCTCTCCAGACGGAAAGCTGGTGGCTTTTGTGATCACTTATTACAGCACGGAGACGAATCGTGGTGACAGTGATATCTGGGTTGTTCCCTTTTCTGGTGGTGAACCGAGGAAGTTGACAAACAGTAAGGGAGCCGATTTCCATCCTCGTTTTTCGCCGGATGGGAAGAGGCTTGCTTTCATCTCAACCAGAAGCGGTAAGCCCCAAGTGTGGGTCCTTCCCTTGGAGAGAGGAGAGGCAAGACAAATCACCCATCTTTGGACCGGTGCTAACTTGGTAGAGTGGTCCCCTGATGGAAAGTACCTTGCTTTCGTCTCCCGGGTATATCCTGATGCTAAGAGTGACGAGGAGAACAAAAAGCGAGACTTGGAGAAAGCGAAGAGCAAGGTGAAGGCGAGGATAATCGATCACCTTCTCTATCGGCATTGGGCGAGCTGGCGTAATGGAAAATGGAGCCATCTTTTTGTAATACCAGCAGAGGGTGGCAAGCCGCGCGATCTCACCCCAGGCTATCACGATGTTCCTCCCATATCCCTTGGAGGTTCTCCTGCTTTCAGCTTCTCTCCGGATGGGAAGGAGATCTGCTTCGAGATGAATACCGATCCTATGGTGGCGATAAGCACCAATAACGATCTCTTCGTAGTTCCGGTAACCGGCGGGAGACCGAAGAGGATTACTACCAACAAGGCAAACGACAATCAACCGATCTACTCCCCGGACGGGCGTTATATCGCCTTCAGAGCTCAGATGAGACCTGGATTTGAATCCGACCGCTATCAGCTAATGCTTTACGATCGGGAGAAGGGTACTATTAGCAGTCTTACAAAAGATCTCGATCGTTCGGTGGGAGGTGTTGTTTGGTCACCGGATTCAAAGAAGCTTTATTTCACAGCTCAGGATGAAGGGTATTCCTCGATCTATATGGTTTCCATTTCCTCCCGAAAGGTGGTTAAACTTATCGGCAAAAGCTATAATACCAGTCTTAGGGTAAGTCCTGATGGCAAGTCTCTCCTTTTTTGTCGCCAGAGTATGAATCATCCAGTGGACCTCTATGTCGCTCGAGCCAATGGGACCGGGGTAAGACAACTAACCCATATTAATGACGCTCTCCTTTCCCAACTTGAGATGAACCCGGCTGAGGAGTTCTGGTTCAAGGGGGCTGGAGGGACAAAGGTTCACGGATTCCTCCTGAAGCCTCCAGGTTTCGATCCGAAGCGGAAATACCCGATGGTCTATCTTATCCACGGAGGACCGCAAGGCGCTTGGAGCGATTTCTTCCATTATCGTTGGAATGCCCAGATGTTTGCCGCTCCGGGCTATGTAGTGGTGATGGTCAATCCGAGGGGAAGCACAGGTTATGGGCAGAAGTTCACCGATGAGATATCAGGCGATTGGGGGGGCAAGGTATTCATTGACCTGATGAATGGTGTGGATTATGTCCTTTCCCACTATCCGTTCATCGATAAGAATAGGATCGCAGCTGCTGGCGCCTCCTACGGTGGCTATATGATAAATTGGTTAGAAGGGCATACTGATAGGTTCCGCTGTCTGGTAAATCACGATGGGGTATTCAATACGGTCAGTATGTATTTCTCCACTGAGGAGCTCTGGTTCCCCGAATGGGAGTTTAGAGGAACCCCCTGGACGAACAAGGAGCTCTATGAGAAATGGTCTCCCCACAATTATGTCGCCAATTTCAAGACTCCAATGCTCATCATCCACGGGGAACAGGACTTCCGAGTGACGGTGGATCAGGGGCTCCAGGTGTTTACTGCCCTTCAGCGGAAGGGGATACCCTCTAAGCTACTTTATTTCCCCGATGAAGGACACTGGGTGTTGAAACCACTTAACGCTGAGCTTTGGTGGAAAACGATCTACGAGTGGTTGGCTACCTATCTCAAGTAA
- a CDS encoding M2 family metallopeptidase, producing MKLRLILFSFLVLSFLVACGPKTPEGKLQAFIEKHVAKVEPLMTQASLAEWEATTTGKKEAYDQVSRLEQEIADIYSDKGDFEFLKRLKEKGEIKDPLLARQLTILYNAYAEHQVDPELQKEIITKSAEIRHIFDTFRAKIDGKEVTDNRIYEILATETNRELRKKAWEASKQVGAAVAPKLIELVKLRNKAAKALGYNNYYEMELTLSEIKPEELTSIMAKLKELSDEPFKKLKGEIDKKIAAKLMVSVDELRPWDYEDPFFQEPPRIYDVNLDAYFKGKNPAMLAANTYKSMGLVVNDIIKRSDLFEKPGKEQHAFTINIDRKQDIRILANIRTNERWTATMLHELGHAVYDKYINGDLPYLLREPSHAFTTEAIAMMFERLTRNPNWLKVALSLPDEEYAKLEEPVKSSLRLKALVFARWCQVMVNFERELYKNPDQDLNKLWWDMVERYQFVHRPEGRDAPDWAAKIHFTTAPVYYHNYMLGDLMASHLVSYIKDNVLKVPSTWDVYFYDQRDAGRYLVSKIFRPGASLRWDELLKKATGESLNPEYFIKEFVTEQ from the coding sequence ATGAAGCTAAGGCTCATCCTATTTTCTTTTCTCGTCCTTTCCTTTCTCGTTGCTTGTGGTCCCAAAACGCCGGAGGGGAAATTGCAGGCTTTTATCGAAAAGCATGTAGCCAAAGTAGAGCCGCTTATGACCCAAGCCAGTTTAGCGGAATGGGAGGCGACTACCACTGGGAAAAAAGAGGCATATGATCAGGTAAGCAGGTTAGAGCAGGAGATCGCGGATATCTACAGCGATAAGGGGGATTTCGAGTTCTTAAAAAGGCTAAAGGAGAAGGGGGAGATAAAGGACCCGCTTCTTGCCCGTCAGTTGACCATCCTCTACAACGCCTATGCGGAGCACCAGGTCGACCCAGAGTTACAGAAGGAGATAATCACAAAGTCAGCGGAGATCCGTCACATCTTCGATACCTTCAGAGCCAAGATCGATGGGAAAGAGGTAACAGATAATCGGATCTACGAAATTCTGGCGACTGAGACCAATAGAGAACTCCGCAAAAAGGCATGGGAGGCGAGCAAGCAGGTAGGAGCGGCAGTAGCACCGAAGCTTATTGAGCTGGTGAAGTTGAGAAATAAGGCAGCTAAGGCTCTCGGCTATAACAATTATTACGAGATGGAGCTGACCCTCTCCGAGATAAAGCCGGAAGAGCTTACTTCCATTATGGCGAAACTGAAGGAGCTCTCAGATGAACCATTCAAGAAGCTGAAGGGAGAGATCGATAAGAAGATCGCCGCCAAGTTGATGGTTTCGGTGGACGAACTTAGACCTTGGGATTACGAAGACCCGTTCTTCCAGGAACCGCCACGGATCTACGATGTGAACCTCGATGCTTACTTTAAGGGCAAGAATCCAGCGATGCTCGCTGCCAACACTTATAAGAGTATGGGTCTCGTTGTTAATGACATCATAAAGCGGAGCGACCTTTTCGAGAAGCCGGGTAAGGAACAGCATGCTTTTACCATTAACATAGATAGAAAGCAGGACATCCGCATCCTCGCCAATATAAGGACCAACGAGCGATGGACAGCAACTATGCTCCACGAGCTTGGCCATGCGGTCTACGACAAGTACATCAATGGAGATCTCCCTTATCTTCTCCGAGAGCCATCGCATGCCTTTACCACCGAAGCGATAGCGATGATGTTCGAACGGCTCACCAGAAACCCCAACTGGTTGAAGGTAGCCCTTTCCCTTCCTGACGAGGAGTATGCCAAGCTTGAGGAGCCGGTAAAGAGCTCCCTTCGGTTGAAAGCGCTTGTTTTTGCTCGTTGGTGTCAGGTGATGGTTAATTTTGAACGAGAGCTTTATAAGAATCCGGATCAGGACTTGAACAAACTCTGGTGGGATATGGTGGAGAGATACCAGTTCGTTCATAGACCTGAGGGGCGAGATGCCCCTGATTGGGCAGCAAAGATCCACTTTACCACTGCGCCCGTTTACTACCACAATTATATGCTTGGCGATTTAATGGCTTCTCACCTCGTCAGCTATATCAAGGACAATGTCTTGAAGGTTCCCTCTACTTGGGATGTTTATTTCTATGATCAGCGGGATGCCGGTAGATATCTGGTGAGCAAGATCTTTAGACCTGGAGCGAGTCTCCGCTGGGATGAGCTTTTGAAGAAAGCAACCGGAGAGAGTCTAAATCCGGAATATTTCATAAAGGAGTTTGTTACCGAGCAATAA
- a CDS encoding amino acid permease gives MNLKRELTLFDLVMFNIVAVIGLRWIAITAARGYSSLTLWLVAVIIFFIPQGLTVAELSSRFPKEGGLYYWTKLAFGDFHGFLSGWCYWTNNLIYYPSLLIFIARISVYVGGEHLIPLGESRLYVLLFSLIVLWIAIGLNIIGLRQGKWVENVGAIGVWLPAVILVVLGIISWAKYGISNPLSLKSLLPDFSSFNTISFFAVICFALSGIELAPIMSEEIKDPRKNIPRAIVIGGIIIGTIYLVGTLSLLLALPIKEINIISGVVQVIAKVGERVGFNLIGNVVAFLIVLGGLGAVGAWLIGTARIPFVAGLNKHLPQVLGKVHPRWHTPYVAILVQGGLSSLFLLMSFVGATVKEAYLVLLDTLIMVYFVPYLYMFASLIALRKTRDKDKGALLIPWGNLGVFLIGGLGFATTLLAIILAAVPPPEAKSALLYEVKVIGGLALFLALGGITYYHSISRRKKMPS, from the coding sequence ATGAACTTAAAACGAGAACTCACCCTCTTCGATCTGGTAATGTTTAACATCGTGGCTGTTATCGGTCTCCGTTGGATTGCAATAACCGCTGCTCGAGGTTATTCCTCCCTTACCCTCTGGTTAGTCGCCGTCATCATCTTCTTCATACCCCAAGGGCTTACCGTGGCGGAACTCTCCTCTCGCTTTCCAAAAGAAGGAGGGCTTTATTATTGGACGAAACTTGCCTTTGGAGATTTCCATGGTTTTTTAAGCGGTTGGTGTTATTGGACGAACAACCTTATCTACTACCCCTCCCTCCTTATTTTCATCGCCAGAATATCGGTGTATGTGGGGGGAGAACATCTTATACCCCTCGGAGAAAGCAGGCTTTATGTGCTCCTTTTCTCTCTTATAGTCCTTTGGATCGCCATCGGACTTAACATAATTGGACTCCGCCAAGGAAAGTGGGTAGAGAATGTAGGGGCGATCGGCGTTTGGCTTCCCGCTGTTATCCTGGTGGTGTTAGGAATTATTTCCTGGGCCAAGTATGGAATTTCGAACCCCCTCTCGCTCAAATCGCTCCTTCCAGATTTCTCCAGCTTCAACACCATATCTTTCTTTGCCGTCATCTGCTTTGCCCTCTCTGGGATTGAGCTTGCTCCCATAATGAGCGAAGAGATAAAAGACCCAAGAAAAAACATCCCAAGGGCGATAGTAATCGGGGGAATAATTATCGGGACTATCTACCTTGTAGGTACCCTCTCTTTACTACTCGCCCTTCCTATAAAGGAGATAAACATTATCAGTGGAGTCGTCCAGGTCATCGCCAAGGTGGGTGAGCGAGTAGGCTTCAACCTGATAGGAAATGTTGTCGCCTTTCTGATCGTCCTTGGGGGACTGGGAGCTGTCGGTGCCTGGCTTATTGGAACAGCAAGGATTCCCTTCGTCGCTGGGTTAAATAAACACCTGCCCCAGGTGTTAGGAAAGGTTCATCCCCGCTGGCATACACCATATGTCGCTATTCTGGTACAGGGAGGACTTTCCAGTCTCTTCCTCCTAATGAGCTTCGTTGGTGCTACCGTAAAAGAGGCTTACCTCGTGCTTCTTGATACCCTTATTATGGTCTACTTTGTACCCTATCTTTATATGTTCGCCTCCCTCATCGCTCTCAGAAAAACGCGCGACAAGGATAAAGGTGCACTCCTCATTCCCTGGGGAAATCTCGGCGTTTTCCTTATTGGTGGACTTGGTTTCGCCACCACACTACTCGCCATCATCCTGGCAGCGGTTCCACCCCCAGAGGCAAAAAGCGCTCTTCTTTATGAGGTCAAGGTGATAGGGGGGCTTGCTCTCTTTCTCGCCCTCGGTGGCATCACTTATTACCATTCAATTTCCCGAAGGAAGAAAATGCCCAGTTGA
- a CDS encoding LemA family protein: MGTVVALVVLGAIVLWMAASYNGLVRLRNQVKNAWYQIDVQLKRRYDLIPNLVETVKDYMSYEQETLEKVIKARNMAINASGAKKQAEAENMLTGALKSLFAVVERYPELKSNENVQRLMEELTATENKISFARQFYNDSVYRYNTRIQVVPTNIIASMFNFKPQEFFEAPGEEREAVRVDLR, from the coding sequence ATGGGTACAGTGGTAGCCCTTGTCGTCTTAGGGGCGATAGTCCTCTGGATGGCAGCAAGCTATAACGGCTTGGTACGGCTGAGGAATCAGGTCAAGAACGCCTGGTATCAGATAGATGTTCAGTTGAAACGGCGTTACGATCTCATCCCCAACCTGGTGGAGACGGTTAAGGATTATATGAGTTACGAGCAGGAGACTTTGGAGAAGGTGATAAAGGCGAGGAATATGGCGATAAACGCATCTGGGGCGAAGAAGCAAGCAGAAGCGGAAAATATGCTCACTGGAGCTTTGAAATCTCTGTTTGCGGTGGTTGAGAGGTATCCTGAGCTGAAGTCGAATGAGAATGTGCAGCGGTTGATGGAGGAGCTCACCGCTACTGAAAACAAGATATCCTTCGCTCGTCAGTTCTATAATGATAGCGTCTACCGCTACAACACGAGGATTCAGGTGGTGCCGACCAACATCATCGCCTCTATGTTCAACTTTAAGCCTCAAGAGTTCTTCGAGGCTCCTGGCGAGGAGCGGGAAGCAGTAAGGGTAGATCTGAGGTAA
- the htpX gene encoding zinc metalloprotease HtpX, giving the protein MGKLVCPRCGYENKENALYCNLCGHIFRYEGKRRKLQRLQTRRSFYDEIERNKRKSYFLMMLFGFLVVVLGYLIGQVWGLGYYGVVIAGVIALIMLLVSYYRGDEVVLALSRAKRVYYEDDPRLFNVVEEMKIAAGLPTLPKIYIIEDTAPNAFATGRDPWHASIAVTRGLLNKLNREELQGVIAHEISHIRNYDIRFAMIAGILLGVVAMISDAFLRSMFYGRRKRKVSVKGQGGVVILVIAILAAILAPIFAKLLQMAISRKREFLADASAVELTRNPRGLANALRKIASDPEPLEVANRATQHLYIVNPVKKIGMKAKSLFSTHPPTEARIRILESMVV; this is encoded by the coding sequence ATGGGTAAACTGGTTTGTCCTCGTTGCGGTTATGAGAACAAAGAAAATGCCCTATACTGTAACCTTTGCGGCCATATCTTCCGCTACGAAGGGAAAAGAAGAAAGCTCCAAAGACTGCAAACAAGGAGGAGTTTCTACGATGAGATAGAGAGGAACAAGCGGAAAAGCTACTTCCTGATGATGCTTTTCGGCTTCCTCGTGGTTGTCCTCGGCTATCTCATCGGTCAGGTCTGGGGGCTCGGCTATTATGGGGTGGTAATTGCGGGTGTTATCGCGTTGATAATGCTTCTCGTCTCCTATTATAGGGGAGATGAGGTGGTGCTTGCTCTTTCCCGGGCAAAACGGGTCTATTATGAGGATGATCCGCGACTGTTCAATGTGGTTGAGGAGATGAAGATAGCTGCTGGCCTCCCTACCCTTCCCAAGATATACATAATCGAGGATACTGCACCGAACGCCTTCGCTACCGGTCGTGATCCGTGGCATGCCTCCATTGCGGTAACCCGGGGTCTTCTCAACAAACTCAACCGGGAGGAGCTTCAAGGGGTGATCGCCCATGAAATCAGCCATATTCGGAACTACGACATCCGTTTCGCGATGATCGCCGGCATCCTCCTTGGGGTAGTGGCGATGATAAGCGATGCCTTTCTCCGCTCGATGTTTTATGGAAGGAGGAAAAGGAAGGTCAGTGTAAAGGGGCAAGGGGGGGTGGTGATTCTCGTCATCGCCATTTTGGCTGCCATCTTGGCTCCCATCTTCGCCAAGTTGCTTCAGATGGCGATCTCGCGTAAGAGGGAGTTTTTGGCTGACGCCTCAGCGGTGGAGCTTACCAGGAACCCGAGGGGTCTTGCCAATGCTTTAAGGAAGATCGCCTCCGATCCCGAACCGCTTGAGGTAGCCAATCGTGCTACCCAGCATCTTTATATCGTTAACCCGGTGAAGAAGATAGGGATGAAGGCGAAGTCGCTTTTCTCTACCCATCCTCCGACCGAGGCGCGGATAAGGATCCTCGAGTCGATGGTGGTATAG
- a CDS encoding DPP IV N-terminal domain-containing protein, giving the protein MLSRIRFKPVLMFIFLSLLFSSLMAVSSPKKTVRRLTVERLHSDPRLPGASPRNVVFSPDGKKVYFLWNDKGIREYDLWYYDIASGQKERLLSAMDISYPRRKYAPVEAELRERMRLTGFGITSFSLSPDGRLILIPYQGDVYLFEIENRKLKRLFQTKAWEVNPKFSPDGRYVSFIRNNDIWAIDLRTGKEIQLTTTGSDTILNGIGDFIALEELGRYSSYFWSPDSKKIAYVSADISPVPVLLIPNYLTPDVTVIHQRRPKAGSPNAIERVGVIWLDSGRTVWADLGSDTDYYIVKLAWSPDGRCLAFTKEPRDLKSLDLILFFPEKGEIKKVYQDKDPCWVNIQNQYIHWLSDREILLTSERSGYNHLYALDIGRGSLKELTSGNWEVTGITRIDDSYIYFTSTEVSPAERHLFRIPVKGGKMERLTFKSGWHTAVISPDATKIADLFSDITTPTELYLAPLSSKRLVRRITYSPAPDFKDYRIRAPEFIHYRSRLDGALVPAMLFRPERIRKGKKYPAIIRVHGGGYSQAVKNAFSSTNLFHLLLAERGFVILDVDYRGSSGYGRKWRTDVYLNLGGPDLEDVISGVIYLKGLPYVDKKNIGIWGWSYGGFMTNMAMLKAAGWFKAGVAVAPVNNWRNYDTQYTEERLGLPEDHPEAYRDSSPITYAKNLKGHLLMIHGMADDNVHFEDTVKLIDALLSAGKVDFDVMIYPRGKHGIRRDESRISLFRKIIRHFERYLK; this is encoded by the coding sequence ATGTTAAGTAGAATAAGGTTTAAGCCAGTTTTGATGTTCATCTTCCTCTCCCTGCTTTTCTCCTCTTTGATGGCTGTCTCTTCTCCTAAGAAGACGGTAAGAAGGCTTACCGTGGAAAGGCTTCATTCCGATCCGAGACTGCCTGGAGCCTCACCGAGGAATGTGGTCTTCTCCCCTGATGGGAAAAAGGTGTACTTTCTCTGGAACGACAAAGGGATAAGGGAGTACGATCTCTGGTATTATGACATCGCTTCAGGGCAAAAAGAACGGCTCCTATCCGCTATGGATATATCCTACCCCAGAAGAAAATATGCTCCTGTGGAAGCGGAACTAAGAGAGCGGATGAGACTTACTGGTTTCGGTATCACCTCTTTCTCCCTTTCACCGGATGGGAGACTCATTCTCATTCCCTATCAAGGTGATGTCTACCTTTTTGAGATAGAAAATAGGAAGCTCAAAAGGCTCTTTCAGACCAAAGCCTGGGAGGTCAACCCCAAATTCTCTCCGGACGGGAGGTATGTATCCTTCATCCGTAATAACGATATCTGGGCGATAGATCTTAGAACAGGTAAGGAAATCCAGCTAACCACCACGGGAAGCGATACCATCCTGAACGGTATTGGTGATTTCATTGCCCTAGAGGAGCTCGGTCGTTACTCGAGCTATTTTTGGTCTCCGGATAGCAAGAAGATAGCCTATGTATCCGCCGATATCTCTCCGGTGCCGGTTCTCCTCATCCCCAATTACCTGACGCCCGATGTAACCGTTATCCACCAAAGAAGACCTAAAGCAGGGAGCCCAAACGCTATAGAGCGGGTAGGGGTGATCTGGCTCGATTCTGGAAGGACGGTTTGGGCTGATCTTGGCAGTGATACCGATTACTATATTGTAAAGCTTGCTTGGTCCCCTGATGGAAGATGCCTCGCCTTCACCAAGGAGCCGAGAGACCTCAAAAGCCTCGACCTTATCCTTTTCTTTCCTGAAAAAGGGGAGATTAAGAAGGTATATCAGGATAAGGATCCCTGCTGGGTTAACATCCAGAACCAGTATATCCATTGGCTCTCAGACCGGGAGATTCTTCTTACCTCGGAACGGAGCGGTTATAATCACCTCTATGCCCTTGATATAGGGAGGGGAAGCCTTAAGGAGCTTACCTCGGGCAATTGGGAGGTGACGGGGATTACGAGGATAGATGATAGCTACATCTATTTCACCTCCACCGAGGTTAGCCCGGCGGAACGGCATCTCTTTCGCATCCCGGTAAAAGGGGGGAAGATGGAGAGGCTTACCTTCAAATCGGGCTGGCATACCGCTGTCATCTCCCCTGATGCTACTAAGATCGCCGATCTATTCAGCGATATCACAACCCCAACGGAGCTCTACCTCGCTCCCCTCAGCAGTAAAAGGCTCGTTAGGAGAATTACCTACTCCCCAGCTCCTGATTTCAAGGACTACCGGATAAGAGCACCAGAGTTCATTCATTATAGGAGCCGATTGGATGGAGCGCTGGTTCCCGCTATGCTCTTTAGGCCAGAAAGGATAAGGAAGGGGAAGAAATACCCCGCTATAATCCGGGTTCATGGCGGGGGGTACTCCCAAGCGGTCAAAAACGCCTTCAGCTCCACCAATCTCTTTCACCTCCTCCTTGCCGAGAGAGGGTTCGTCATTCTCGATGTCGATTATCGAGGGAGCTCCGGTTATGGGAGGAAGTGGCGGACGGATGTCTACCTCAACTTGGGAGGACCGGACCTCGAAGATGTAATAAGTGGCGTTATTTATTTAAAGGGACTTCCCTATGTCGATAAGAAAAACATCGGCATTTGGGGATGGAGTTACGGCGGATTTATGACCAATATGGCGATGCTCAAAGCTGCTGGGTGGTTCAAAGCAGGTGTAGCGGTTGCCCCGGTCAATAACTGGCGAAACTACGATACCCAGTACACTGAAGAGCGGTTAGGGCTTCCTGAAGATCACCCTGAGGCGTACCGCGATAGTTCGCCCATCACCTACGCCAAGAACCTCAAAGGGCACCTCCTTATGATCCACGGAATGGCGGATGATAATGTCCATTTCGAGGATACGGTTAAGCTCATCGATGCCCTTTTGTCCGCGGGAAAGGTGGATTTCGATGTGATGATCTATCCAAGGGGAAAACACGGGATAAGGAGGGATGAAAGCAGGATAAGCCTTTTCAGGAAAATCATCCGCCACTTCGAGCGATACCTGAAATAA